The following proteins come from a genomic window of Maribacter sp. HTCC2170:
- a CDS encoding DUF3307 domain-containing protein — protein MILFVKLFLAHLIGDFLLQPARWVIHKEANKIKSKYLYLHIVIHFAVTMLLLWDYKYWKLALVIAISHYIIDLGKLYSNKLFKKSAIPFFIDQLFHVVILYICAYYGNVLGQTMSIIDSIDWALVTAIVFLSFPSAIIMAKLMEGMSSKIELDHKSLPNAGKYIGIIERLFVLIFIILGRWEAIGLLITAKSVFRFNDLKESNNRKLTEYILIGTLLSFGIAIVTGIIYTNALN, from the coding sequence ATGATATTATTCGTAAAACTATTTCTGGCACATCTCATAGGAGATTTTTTATTGCAACCGGCTCGATGGGTTATACACAAAGAAGCCAATAAAATAAAGTCAAAGTACTTATATCTGCATATTGTTATTCATTTTGCAGTTACCATGTTATTATTATGGGACTATAAATATTGGAAACTGGCATTGGTTATTGCCATTTCACACTATATAATTGATCTAGGCAAGCTATACTCAAATAAGTTATTTAAAAAAAGTGCAATACCGTTTTTTATAGACCAACTGTTTCATGTAGTTATTTTATACATCTGTGCTTATTATGGAAATGTTTTAGGTCAAACAATGTCGATAATTGATTCAATTGATTGGGCCTTGGTCACGGCAATTGTCTTTCTAAGTTTTCCATCAGCTATCATAATGGCGAAATTAATGGAAGGGATGTCAAGCAAGATAGAGTTGGATCACAAGTCTTTACCCAATGCAGGTAAGTATATCGGAATTATTGAGCGCTTATTTGTCTTGATATTTATAATCTTGGGAAGATGGGAGGCTATTGGTCTGCTGATTACGGCAAAATCGGTCTTTCGTTTTAATGATTTAAAAGAAAGCAACAACAGAAAACTCACAGAATATATTCTCATAGGTACTTTGCTTAGCTTCGGGATAGCAATTGTTACTGGAATTATTTATA